The Sphingobacteriaceae bacterium genome includes a window with the following:
- the rocF gene encoding arginase: MNEVSAITPQGAGEALSIGIIGVPVDLGGNRRGTDMGPSALRYARLARHLEALGHSVRDYGNLDIPIPETRPPGDHTRRYFEEIVALWHQLAGVTEDICRSGGVPLVLGGDHSLSVGALAGVARVHQQPGILWIDAHADMNDPTTTPSGNIHGMSLAATIGATTDDMLAALPQPLPLPPERAVLIGARDLDEPEKEKVRSSGVTVFTMKDIDEMGIAAVVRRAWAIATREGRGSLHISFDVDVMDPSLAGGVGTPVPGGLTYREAHLMMELLAELGRIVAVEITEVNPILDSRNQTAELAVGLLASLFGKRIL, from the coding sequence GTGAACGAAGTGAGCGCCATCACACCGCAGGGGGCCGGGGAGGCCCTTTCCATCGGCATAATAGGTGTACCTGTTGACCTGGGCGGCAATCGCCGGGGCACCGACATGGGCCCCAGCGCCCTGCGCTACGCCCGCCTCGCCCGGCATTTGGAAGCCTTGGGCCATTCCGTCCGGGATTACGGGAACTTGGATATTCCCATCCCGGAGACCCGGCCGCCGGGCGACCACACCCGGCGGTACTTTGAGGAGATCGTCGCCTTGTGGCACCAGTTGGCCGGGGTGACGGAAGACATCTGCCGCTCCGGGGGTGTGCCCCTGGTGCTGGGGGGCGACCACAGCCTGTCGGTGGGCGCCCTGGCCGGGGTGGCCCGGGTGCACCAGCAGCCGGGCATCTTGTGGATCGACGCCCACGCCGACATGAACGACCCCACCACCACCCCCAGCGGGAACATCCACGGCATGTCCCTGGCCGCCACCATCGGCGCCACCACCGACGACATGCTGGCGGCCCTGCCCCAGCCCCTGCCCCTCCCGCCGGAGCGGGCGGTGCTCATCGGCGCCCGGGACCTGGATGAGCCGGAAAAGGAAAAGGTGCGCTCCTCGGGCGTGACGGTGTTCACTATGAAAGACATCGACGAGATGGGCATCGCCGCCGTGGTGCGGCGGGCCTGGGCCATCGCCACCCGGGAAGGCCGGGGGAGCCTCCACATCAGTTTCGATGTGGATGTGATGGATCCCAGCCTGGCCGGCGGTGTGGGCACGCCGGTGCCCGGGGGGCTCACCTACCGGGAAGCCCATCTGATGATGGAATTGCTGGCGGAACTGGGGCGCATCGTGGCGGTGGAGATCACCGAAGTGAACCCCATCTTGGATTCCCGCAACCAGACGGCGGAACTGGCGGTAGGCCTGCTGGCCTCCTTGTTCGGAAAGCGGATTCTTTAG
- a CDS encoding nicotinamidase: MTEQPGQAPVDIRPGDALIVVDVQNDFCPGGALAVPDGDQVVPVLNRWIRRFQEAGLPVVYTQDWHPPDHISFAERGGPWPPHCVQNTPGAQFHPDLVVEGAVFQKGFESDKEAYSGFAGYLKNGETAAGRKGLAEWLKEQGVRRVFVGGLATDYCVRATTLDALAAGFAAVVIAAGSRPVDVQPGDGDRALAEMEGAGAQILA; this comes from the coding sequence ATGACGGAACAACCCGGGCAGGCGCCGGTGGACATCCGGCCCGGCGATGCCTTGATTGTCGTTGACGTGCAGAACGATTTCTGTCCCGGCGGCGCCCTGGCGGTGCCCGACGGCGACCAGGTGGTGCCGGTGCTGAACCGGTGGATCCGCCGGTTCCAGGAGGCGGGGCTGCCCGTGGTCTACACCCAGGACTGGCACCCGCCGGACCACATTTCCTTCGCCGAACGGGGCGGGCCCTGGCCGCCCCACTGCGTCCAGAACACCCCCGGCGCCCAATTCCACCCCGACCTGGTGGTGGAGGGTGCGGTGTTCCAAAAGGGCTTCGAATCCGACAAGGAAGCCTACAGCGGCTTTGCCGGCTACTTGAAGAACGGGGAGACGGCGGCCGGCAGGAAGGGCCTGGCGGAATGGCTCAAGGAGCAGGGGGTGCGGCGGGTTTTCGTGGGAGGGCTGGCCACCGACTACTGCGTCCGGGCCACCACCTTGGACGCCCTGGCGGCAGGGTTTGCCGCCGTGGTCATCGCCGCCGGCTCCCGGCCCGTGGATGTCCAGCCCGGCGACGGCGACAGGGCCCTGGCGGAGATGGAGGGCGCCGGCGCGCAAATCCTTGCGTGA
- a CDS encoding alpha/beta-type small acid-soluble spore protein translates to MARSRREHLIPGAWRAMENLKYEVAAQIGLPNYYGYLGDMPARYHGAVGGNMVRRMIALAQQQLAQTTGISPSPSFSPSPTFNIPLNNNQFQSIGQPPAFVPQTPTPLVNQPTFV, encoded by the coding sequence ATGGCGCGCAGCCGAAGAGAGCACCTGATCCCGGGCGCCTGGCGGGCGATGGAGAACCTGAAGTACGAGGTTGCGGCCCAGATCGGCCTGCCCAACTACTACGGCTACCTGGGGGACATGCCTGCGCGTTACCACGGGGCGGTGGGAGGCAACATGGTCCGGCGGATGATCGCCCTGGCCCAGCAGCAACTGGCCCAGACCACGGGCATCTCCCCGTCACCGTCCTTCAGCCCGTCGCCGACCTTCAACATTCCACTGAACAACAACCAGTTTCAGAGCATAGGACAGCCGCCGGCTTTCGTACCGCAAACACCGACGCCACTGGTCAACCAGCCGACCTTCGTGTAA
- the argF gene encoding ornithine carbamoyltransferase produces MSVAKRLDGEVAEPLPLVAGAGGSAGGKPGSEFRFKGRHFLTLTDYTDAELFFILDYARRLKEELAAGRFRPLLAHKTLAMIFAKPSTRTRVSFEVGMSQLGGTSLYLSTADLQLGRGESVADTARVLSRYVDGIMVRTFAHSELEELARHATVPVINGLTDWLHPCQAMADYMTILEHKGRLNDLILAYVGDGNNMVHSLIQGAVKFGAKIRVATPPGYEPDETVVAWALSEGKPGQVEIMTDPRAAVQGADVVYTDVWAGMGAEAEAEERQQIFRPYQVNEELMGLAAADAIFMHCLPARRGEEVTDQIMDGPQSVVFDQAENRLHVQKAILALLMGPGKVS; encoded by the coding sequence ATGTCGGTAGCGAAACGCCTGGACGGTGAAGTGGCTGAGCCCCTTCCCCTTGTCGCCGGAGCCGGCGGTAGCGCCGGCGGCAAGCCGGGCAGCGAGTTTCGGTTCAAAGGGCGCCATTTCCTGACACTGACCGATTATACAGACGCGGAATTGTTCTTCATACTGGACTACGCCCGCCGCTTGAAGGAAGAACTCGCCGCCGGCCGGTTCCGACCCCTGCTGGCCCATAAGACGTTGGCCATGATCTTCGCCAAGCCGTCCACCCGCACCCGGGTTTCCTTCGAGGTGGGCATGAGCCAGCTGGGCGGCACCAGCCTCTATTTGAGCACCGCCGACCTCCAACTGGGGCGGGGTGAAAGCGTGGCCGACACTGCCCGGGTGCTGTCCCGCTATGTGGACGGCATCATGGTGCGCACTTTCGCCCATTCCGAACTGGAGGAACTGGCCCGCCACGCCACGGTGCCCGTCATCAACGGCCTCACCGACTGGCTGCACCCGTGCCAGGCCATGGCCGACTACATGACCATCCTGGAGCACAAGGGCCGCCTCAACGACCTGATCCTGGCCTATGTGGGCGACGGCAACAATATGGTCCATTCCTTGATCCAGGGGGCCGTGAAGTTCGGCGCCAAGATCCGGGTGGCCACCCCGCCGGGCTATGAGCCCGACGAAACCGTAGTGGCCTGGGCCCTGTCCGAAGGCAAGCCGGGCCAGGTGGAAATCATGACCGATCCCCGGGCCGCCGTCCAAGGCGCCGACGTGGTCTACACCGACGTCTGGGCGGGGATGGGCGCCGAAGCCGAAGCTGAGGAGCGGCAGCAGATCTTCCGGCCGTATCAGGTGAACGAAGAATTGATGGGCCTGGCGGCGGCGGACGCCATATTTATGCACTGCCTGCCGGCCCGCCGGGGTGAGGAAGTGACCGACCAGATCATGGACGGTCCCCAGTCGGTGGTGTTCGACCAGGCGGAAAACCGCCTCCACGTGCAGAAGGCCATCCTGGCCCTGCTGATGGGGCCGGGAAAGGTCAGTTGA